One Plasmodium cynomolgi strain B DNA, chromosome 2, whole genome shotgun sequence genomic window carries:
- a CDS encoding DNA (cytosine-5)-methyltransferase-like protein 2 (putative), which produces MGNIKVLDLYSGIGGLHYSMLQALINCVHERAEKGTLKGEATKEDVPICANLFNDAVRFISIDLNYLANQTHYHNFEENSIYLTQKKYIDKFFKECQGERRTQRETPPEGAHNGGRNNMKEVPFVEDKNYILQTDINNLDEHFLDYHKFFILLISNPCQPYTRQNKKFQQINLDELFKKYAYCAAEDSPLGGKKKQNGSSPSPLDKSDHMNNLFTQTCGANASSDTDDKAHFATPKCNGMGDIPFKWINKKNDYDKVLWEPPQRADQFHVDKLNLDKALSSLQIEKDERSRSFIHICNLLKKVKEENLPKYIFIENVRNFELSTSFFYFINSVKENYNFQTYLLSPLQYGIPNERLRFYCICRRKHNLVDLTSWECFPSGGTTPLYSNSLMPAKCIIPAFENNPNFRPSPKYSFYTPSLATFLDHNEKYPITCYTKGEINLTNGTLEEHEVANSTLTTCSSFCFDMIDINRNGNVCCFDGGRYYVEKSEAIKDLPNQGYLKDLINSNKLHSMCFTSNYGRYINGSGSVLYFSRRRGGSPSSGRETGCGHAQSGRMTKAHMGDHPSRDGSCRDDFYRDNFSHDDFSHEGHSSEQPNPDKPHHGEIIKQMSKYKNRVRYFTPVEICRLMGYKMRTSRANTEGSENKKNRVGNIYWNMDHINHMCAYTYSVHYCANSHSDTCLFNEGLHLAENPVRKSPNDGVCCGGESTHGKLQDERTAPCSCHEFKFPPFLTNRQKYKLVGNSVNVTVISLIFQAHDIFGDLLKGGTRPS; this is translated from the coding sequence ATGGGAAACATAAAAGTGTTAGACCTTTATAGTGGAATAGGGGGGCTACACTACAGCATGCTACAAGCCCTAATAAATTGCGTCCACGAGAGGGCAGAAAAAGGCACCCTCAAAGGGGAAGCTACAAAAGAGGATGTTCCCATCTGTGCCAACCTTTTCAATGACGCAGTTCGCTTCATATCGATAGATCTTAACTACCTAGCGAATCAAACACACTACCACAACTTCGAGGAAAATTCGATCTAcctaacacaaaaaaaatatatcgacaaattttttaaagagtgTCAAGGAGAGCGGCGAACCCAGAGGGAAACGCCCCCCGAAGGGGCGCACAACGGAGGAAGGAACAACATGAAAGAGGTCCCCTTCGTcgaagataaaaattacatcctTCAAACAGATATAAATAACCTGGACGAACATTTTCTCGATTAccacaaatttttcattctgcTAATATCGAATCCATGTCAGCCGTACACCAGACAGAATAAGAAATTCCAGCAGATCAATTTGGATGAGTTATTCAAAAAGTACGCCTACTGCGCAGCAGAGGATTCTCCtctggggggaaaaaaaaagcaaaatggaagttcTCCCTCCCCTTTAGACAAATCGGATCATATGAATAATTTGTTCACCCAAACTTGTGGTGCGAATGCAAGCAGTGATACAGATGATAAGGCCCACTTTGCCACCCCAAAGTGTAACGGTATGGGAGACATCCCCTTCAAatggataaataaaaaaaacgattacGATAAAGTATTGTGGGAACCCCCCCAAAGAGCAGACCAGTTCCACGTGGATAAGCTAAACCTAGACAAAGCCTTAAGCTCCCTACAAATCGAAAAGGATGAACGGTCAAGAAGTTTTATCCACATTTGCAATTTGctgaaaaaggtaaaagaagaaaatttgccaaaatatatttttatcgaGAATGTCAGAAATTTTGAATTAtccacttcctttttttatttcataaattcAGTTAAGGAGAATTATAATTTCCAGACCTACCTTTTGTCTCCCCTACAGTATGGCATACCGAATGAGCGTCTTCGTTTTTATTGCATATGTAGGAGGAAGCACAACTTGGTTGATCTTACATCATGGGAATGCTTTCCCAGTGGAGGGACAACCCCACTATACAGCAATTCACTTATGCCAGCCAAGTGTATCATCCCCGCATTTGAAAACAACCCCAATTTTAGGCCTTCCCCCAAATACTCTTTTTACACCCCCAGCTTGGCCACATTCTTGGACCATAATGAAAAGTACCCAATAACGTGCTACACAAAAGGAGAGATAAACTTAACTAATGGGACATTGGAGGAACACGAAGTTGCGAACAGTACCCTGACAACATGCTCGTCATTCTGTTTTGACATGATCGATATAAACCGAAATGGGAATGTGTGCTGCTTCGACGGGGGTCGTTATTATGTCGAGAAAAGTGAAGCCATAAAGGACCTCCCAAATCAGGGATACTTGAAGGACTTGATTAACTCGAACAAATTGCATTCCATGTGCTTCACGTCTAACTATGGGAGGTATATTAACGGATCCGGCTCGGTTCTCTACTTCTCCAGGCGCAGAGGGGGGTCCCCCTCAAGTGGCAGAGAAACGGGATGTGGGCATGCACAGAGTGGGCGTATGACAAAAGCCCACATGGGAGACCACCCCTCGCGCGACGGCTCCTGCAGGGACGACTTCTATCGCGACAACTTCTCCCACGACGACTTCTCCCACGAGGGCCACTCCAGCGAACAGCCCAACCCGGATAAGCCTCACCACGGAGAAATAATcaaacaaatgagcaaatataaaaacagaGTGCGGTACTTTACCCCCGTAGAGATATGCAGACTGATGGGTTATAAGATGCGTACCAGCAGGGCTAATACGGAGGGCagcgaaaacaaaaaaaacagagtCGGAAATATCTACTGGAACATGGACCACATTAACCATATGTGCGCCTACACGTATAGTGTGCACTACTGTGCTAATAGCCATAGCGACACTTGTTTGTTCAATGAAGGGCTTCATTTGGCAGAGAATCCTGTGAGAAAATCACCAAATGATGGAGTGTGTTGCGGTGGCGAATCTACCCATGGAAAACTCCAAGACGAACGGACTGCACCCTGCTCCTGTCACGAATTTAAATTTCCACCATTTTTGACAAACAGGCAAAAGTACAAATTGGTTGGCAATTCCGTCAACGTCACTGTGatatctttaatttttcaagcCCACGACATTTTCGGGGACCTCCTCAAAGGGGGGACCCGTCCCAGC